One Malaclemys terrapin pileata isolate rMalTer1 chromosome 9, rMalTer1.hap1, whole genome shotgun sequence DNA window includes the following coding sequences:
- the PLP1 gene encoding myelin proteolipid protein isoform X1: protein MGWLECCARCLIGAPFASLVATGLCFFGVALFCGCGHEALTGTERLIETYFSKNYQDYEYLIDVIHAFQYVIYGTASFFFLYGALLLAEGFYTTGAVRQIFGDYKTTICGKGLSATVTGGQKGRGSRGHHQAHSLERVCQCLGKWLGHPDKFVGITYALTIVWLLVFACSAVPVYIYFNTWSTCQSIAFPTKTSASIGTLCADARMYGVLPWNAFPGKVCGSNLLSICKTPEFQMTFHLFIAAFVGAAATLVSLLTYMIAATYNFAVLKLMGRGTKF from the exons ATGG GTTGGTTAGAGTGCTGCGCAAGATGTCTGATAGGGGCACCCTTTGCTTCGCTGGTTGCCACTGGGTTGTGTTTCTTTGGGGTAGCACTGTTTTGTGGCTGTGGGCACGAAGCACTCACTGGCACCGAGCGGCTAATTGAGACCTACTTCTCAAAAAACTACCAGGATTATGAGTATCTTATTGACGT GATCCACGCGTTCCAGTATGTCATCTATGGAACGGCTTCTTTCTTCTTCCTCTATGGAGCCCTCCTTCTGGCTGAGGGCTTCTACACCACTGGTGCCGTCAGGCAGATCTTTGGCGACTACAAGACCACCATCTGCGGCAAGGGCCTCAGCGCTACGGTAACAGGGGGCCAGAAGGGGAGGGGTTCCAGAGGCCACCATCAAGCTCACTCTTTGGAGCGGGTGTGTCAGTGTTTGGGAAAATGGCTAGGACATCCCGACAAG TTTGTGGGCATCACCTATGCCCTGACCATCGTCTGGCTCCTGGTGTTTGCCTGCTCTGCTGTGCCCGTCTACATTTACTTCAATACCTGGTCAACATGCCAGTCCATTGCCTTCCCCACCAAGACCTCTGCCAGTATAGGCACGCTGTGTGCTGATGCCAGGATGTATG GTGTCCTTCCATGGAATGCTTTCCCAGGAAAGGTGTGCGGCTCAAACCTTCTGTCCATCTGTAAGACCCCTGAG TTCCAAATGACCTTCCACCTGTTTATTGCCGCATTTGTtggtgctgcagccacactggttTCACTG CTCACTTACATGATTGCCGCTACTTACAACTTTGCCGTCCTCAAACTCATGGGCCGAGGCACAAAGTTCTAG
- the PLP1 gene encoding myelin proteolipid protein isoform X2 gives MGWLECCARCLIGAPFASLVATGLCFFGVALFCGCGHEALTGTERLIETYFSKNYQDYEYLIDVIHAFQYVIYGTASFFFLYGALLLAEGFYTTGAVRQIFGDYKTTICGKGLSATFVGITYALTIVWLLVFACSAVPVYIYFNTWSTCQSIAFPTKTSASIGTLCADARMYGVLPWNAFPGKVCGSNLLSICKTPEFQMTFHLFIAAFVGAAATLVSLLTYMIAATYNFAVLKLMGRGTKF, from the exons ATGG GTTGGTTAGAGTGCTGCGCAAGATGTCTGATAGGGGCACCCTTTGCTTCGCTGGTTGCCACTGGGTTGTGTTTCTTTGGGGTAGCACTGTTTTGTGGCTGTGGGCACGAAGCACTCACTGGCACCGAGCGGCTAATTGAGACCTACTTCTCAAAAAACTACCAGGATTATGAGTATCTTATTGACGT GATCCACGCGTTCCAGTATGTCATCTATGGAACGGCTTCTTTCTTCTTCCTCTATGGAGCCCTCCTTCTGGCTGAGGGCTTCTACACCACTGGTGCCGTCAGGCAGATCTTTGGCGACTACAAGACCACCATCTGCGGCAAGGGCCTCAGCGCTACG TTTGTGGGCATCACCTATGCCCTGACCATCGTCTGGCTCCTGGTGTTTGCCTGCTCTGCTGTGCCCGTCTACATTTACTTCAATACCTGGTCAACATGCCAGTCCATTGCCTTCCCCACCAAGACCTCTGCCAGTATAGGCACGCTGTGTGCTGATGCCAGGATGTATG GTGTCCTTCCATGGAATGCTTTCCCAGGAAAGGTGTGCGGCTCAAACCTTCTGTCCATCTGTAAGACCCCTGAG TTCCAAATGACCTTCCACCTGTTTATTGCCGCATTTGTtggtgctgcagccacactggttTCACTG CTCACTTACATGATTGCCGCTACTTACAACTTTGCCGTCCTCAAACTCATGGGCCGAGGCACAAAGTTCTAG